Part of the Falco biarmicus isolate bFalBia1 chromosome 4, bFalBia1.pri, whole genome shotgun sequence genome, GCGCTGCGCCTGCGCAATGGGCGGCCTCATCCGGGCGGGCGGGCGAGGCCCGCCTCGCGGCCTGTTGCCGTCCCCTCCCGGTCCCGTGTACGTGTCCCCGGCACCGGCCCGCAATCCACGGCAAGGACACGGCTGCTGGTGCAGCGGCTTTAATAGCGGGGCCGCCCGCGTCGGGCCcggggctgctgcctggcctgGTGCAGCGCCTGGGCCTAGGCCTTGTTGTGCCTCCCCTCAGCTGGGTCGGCCCTgcggctgctgctcctgctcctgatcctcctcttcatcctccCCGCCGAGCCCGGGCGGGTGCGGAGGCCCGGCCTAGTCCTGTGAGAAGCCCGGTGCGGGTGAGGGGCATGGCCGGAGTGACCCCAGAGGTCATGTGTGTCGTGTCCCCCCCAACACCTACCCACTCATCCTCGTCCACCCCCTCGAAGGAGTCCTGGGGCAGTGGGTCATCCCGGTTGCCCAGCCGGGCCACCATGGCactcaggagctgcagggaggcagggcagagccgtgGGCCGGTGGCATTGCCCCCGGCCCAGGCCCCCAGCAGGGTGGCCTCGGggtgccccagcacccacctcctccttcttctgCTCGTCAGACTTCTCCTCCAGGTACACGGACGCAGGGACGAACTTCCGCGCCGGAGCCTCTTTTGGTGCCTCACTCACTGGGAGAGCGGTGTTGCCATAGGGCAGGAGGGCTTTGCCCCACGGCTGACCCACACACCCGTCTTCGTGGGCCTGGGGTCCTTACCCTGTGCCCCTGCACCCACCTGGCATCATGTCGGCCGGCCGCAGGCTGGCATGGCGctgctgcccatcctgccctgccagccaggcGCTGCTGCTGAGGGCCGGCTCCCACCAGACACGGGTCGGTGGGTAGATATCATCCTGGAAATACTCCTTCTGCAGGGGCAAGGGGCACTGAGGAGGGGTCCCCTGCTTCCTATCCCTCCCTCCAAAACATGGCTTGGCCCTGCCACCCACCTTGACGCGTGGCACATGGAAAGCCACCGGCTCCAGAGTGCTCTGCCCAAGGCGCAGTGCTCGGGCGAACTCCACCTCCCGCACCTCACACACCGTTTTGGGCAGGAAGACAAAGCCCTGATGGGGCAGAAGCATGAGCAGGGCCTGCCACGGgtctggcagcacaggcagaggggtcagggacaggcagcacgGCCCCGGAGGACCCCCCCTTTACCTTGTGGGGTTCATTGGTGGTGAAGCTGTTACACTCGAGGAAATAGGGGGGCTCAGGTGTCACCTCGTAGAGGAAGACTCTGGTGTCACCCTGGGGATGAAGTGAGATGGCAGCTGGCAGTGGGGTGCATAGAGGGTCCCTCCGCACTGTTGGGGTGCTGTAGGCAGGTAGCCCcctgttttttgggggggcaaGCCCTCACCTTGCCAGTGAGGAACACAACACCAGTATCCTCATCATAGAAGGGCAGGAGGGTGGAAGGGGCCACGTCAAGCCCAAGGACAGACAAGGGTCCCTCAGGCAGAGCCTGTGCCCGGTACAGGAGGATCCTCCTCTCACTGCGGCTGCAAGGAGGTGACAATGTGGGGGGGCACAGTGTCCCTTGGGGAACCCTGCCCCGGTGTGTGTCCCCTGCTTTACCTATCAAAGCCAGACACCAGGAGGTAGTCGCCACTGCAAACCCAAACCAGGCGTGCTCCACGGCTCCCTTCGGGACCTGGACCCTCCTGTGTGGGGTGAAGGTTACCCTGCCTGCTTGGAGAGagctgggggtgcaggcaggtgcCCGTGGTGGGGGCAGaggtccctgcctgcaccccagctctccagcccatCCCCACTACCGTGCTCATACCTGTAGAGGCTGAGGGCTGTGCCGGGGCTCATACAGCCGTAACCGGCCATCTTTGCTCACTGTTGCCAGCTTCTTCCCATCAGGGCTCCAAGCCAGGCTGAAGATCTGGGGAGATGgatgttgtgtgtgtgtttgtacgCCCCATGTGCCCTGCCTGACCAAACACAACCCTCGGGTGTCCCCACATGTGTCATCCCTTACCTGATCGCCGTGTCCCCGCAGGCACAAGGCTTCCCGCCCGGAGCTCAGCTCCCAGATCCGTACCGTCATGTCGTAGGAGGAGGAAACCAGGACATCAGATGCCACGGGGTGGAAGCTGATGGAGTAGATCTTCTCCGTGTGACCTGGTAAGGTTGAGTGATGCGTGGAAATCCCCACCTGTGCCAGGATGCGGACACCACTGGGCTGGCTTTTCCCCAGCGTGGTGAGCTCGGTGTGCCTCCACACACGCCTCTCACCTTGGAGGACAACTTCGGGCTCCTGCAGTGTCTCCCGCAGCCCTCCTTCAGGGATCCGCCACAGCCGGATCTTGGCATCTTCACCCGCTACGGCACCAGAACGAATGGGCAGGGGTTAATATGGCGATCTGGCATGCCTGGTGCTTTGGGGCTAGGCCAGTGCCCTCCCCAGGGGATGGCACACATACCAACAGCGAGGCGCCGTGGGTCAAAGGGGTCCCAGGAGAGGTCGGCCACCGCCACGCTGTTCTGGATGGTGGGCACAGCCGTGTCAGGGAGACGGCCAGGCTTGGAGAGCTGCGGGAGAGAGCCAGGGGCATCACCTGCGCTGCACCGGCTGGCGCCACGCCGGCCACTGTGCCGTGCCAGGGGTACCTCGAGGATGGCGATCTGCCCGCCGGCGGAGAGCAGGGGGAGGGCGACGCGCTGGTGGTTGGCGCAGAAGCCGTCGCACTCGCCCGGCGTGGTGAGGCTGAGCCCCCGCAGGTTGGTGAGGTGGGTGTCGCGgtgcagcaccctgccctgcgcGTGCCGGAAGCGGGAGCTGGGCCCTGGTGCAGGCGGGGTACAGGTGAGCGCCCCGGGTCCCCCCAGCGCAGCCCCCCCGGGCACACCGAGCCCACCGCACCGCTCGCTCACCCAAAATGCTCTGCAGTGACttctggctggggctgctggcaaaGCCGCTAGAGGGGCCGGTGCTGGCTGAGAGGGAGGTGGTGGCGCTGCCCGGTGAGGCCAGTGAGGATGGCGAGGAGTAGCCACTGCCCTCCTACAGGAGGGAAAGCaggtgggcagggggtgccagtgtcccagccctgctgagccccCCAATGCCTCGGCACCCCCGGcacaccccccagcaccccgtgCTCACGCTGCGGTCGGCGTCGGTGGGGCTGCTGTCGGCCGCCTGCAGCTGGGTGCAGGCGATGACGGGGGAGGTGAAGGTCTCCGTGGGCCTTCGTGCAGGGTGCAGGCTCACCCTCCGCACCTGCGGGGGGGCAGAACGGTGGGCGAGGGGCAGTGGCAGCCCCTGGCAATGCCACCAGCAAGGACACCCCCCGGGTGACACTGACCTGCTGGCTGTCCCCTGCCCACCAGGCCTGGGCGGTGGTGGCTGGCACTGTCCCAGCGCAGTCAGGGAACAGATCCTCATGGAAGTCCTGGATGGACTGTGGGAGAGGGGATGGGGCAAAGTGGGTGtccccaaaaccccacagcccccatcctgctgccagctggcaccctctgggctgcagctccccctggaccccccctgccaccccagacCCTCCGGCCATGGAGCCCCTGTCCCTGCACGCTGTGTGCCGAAGCCTGTACGTGTCAGATGCTGCCCGGTGTCGGGCTGCCTTGCACACCTCTGAGTGCAGCCAGCCTCTGAGACAGCACCCACACCCCAACATCACCCCTTACAGGACCCAACACCCCACTTCCAGCACCAGCCCTAGCACCCAGCCTCCAGCTGTCACCCAGAGTCCTGCCTCCAGCACTCAAGACTCCACTACCCAGCACCCAAATTTCAACCGCTTTAAGCACCAGGCATTCCGGACCTGGCACTCAGCACCCAGGAGGCAGCACCCAGCTTTCAGGATCCACTCTCCAGCACCCAGCATCTTCCATGAAGCACTGGGCTTCCCAAATCTAGCACCCAGCAAACCCAGACTCTGTTACCCACTATCAGCACCCAGGTTTCAGCCTGAGCACCGCAGCACCCACCCTCCAGCCTTACTGCCCACCATCAGCACCCAGGTTTCAGCACCCAGGTTTTACCTcttctcctgctctccccaggcTGGGAACCAGGGTCCCCCAGCACCTGGGTGCCCTTTGTCACCCAGCACCAGTGAGGTGTCACCCATGAGATGGCACCAGGCACCTGTGATGTGGTGCCGCCTGCAGCCTCCCCTTACCTTGCGTGGCACCAGGTAGCTGACAGGGATGAGGGCGGTGTCAGTGAGCTGCAGGACACGGAGCACCTCGCAGGCCATGACGTCCAGGGCCAGGCGTGGCACAGCGGCCAGGCCCCACGTGCTGCCCTCCGTCCGGCACTGGGTCActggggcacaggcagggtggCTGTAGGGCAGGCAGTGCAAGCCGGGCCGAGACCCCGGGGGTTCCGGGAGCCTGGCACAGGATGTACCCTGCTTACCCTGGGTGAGCGCCGGCTGCGCGGGTGCCACCTCGAAGCAGTACAGGAGGTTTTCTCCCTGGAAAAGAGGCAGAGGGGATGGGGCTTGAGTGGGGCCGTGGGGGGCAGCCCTCCGCACCCCCCTGCATCCTTCTACACCCCAGTGCACCCATGTGCACCCTGCTGCACCTCACTGCACCCCCCTGCATCCTTCTACACCCACATGCACCTTGCTGCACCCTTCTGCATCTGTCTGCACCCCACCGCACCCCCTGCACCCCGCTGTACCCCATGGGACCTCAccttccctgccagcaccagcagccccgTGTCGGCATCATACAGCGGGATGGTCGCCCTGCAAGGGAATGGAGGGTGCTGAGCGGGGGGCAGCCCTCAGCACAGCACCCTGACAGCCACGGGGCTGGATCTTGCACTGTCCCCCACTGCTGCAGGCCCCGAACTCCGTCCTGGGGACATGCAGGCAGGATCAggcctgcagcagcacctgggtgCCCTCAGCATGCCAGGCTGCTCCCCTGCCTTACAGCGCCTCACGGCGCGACCCTCGCTGTCCCACCCCGGGGTGGCAGGGTGGCAGTGGGATGGTGCTGCCggcactgctggctgctcccagccctggctgcacgGTGTCTGCCACCAAGCCGTGCCCAGCCATAGGGTATCTGGCTCCCAGCCACAGGGtatcctgctcccagccctgtgccctgtgcccagcgatggcagcctgccctgcccagggaagcCACCAGCACCTGCACGGGAGCCCtggggccggccgggccggcTCGGGCAGTTCAGAGCAGGCGCATGGCACACCCCGGCACGCCGCACACCTCACCTGGCACCTGCCGTGCCACCAACCCCGGAGCGCCCTGCGGTCAGGGCAGTGCCAGCTGGAGCGTGTCCCTGCGCCATGGCCATGTCCTGcaccctgtcccagcctgcGGCCCAGGGGGTGCTCGGTGGCTGCAGGGGACCATGGCTGGGGGAGCGCTCAGTGAGCGGAGGGACAATGACCGCGGGGATGCTCGGAGGGGACTGTGACAGGGAATGCTtggtggctgcaggggctggtggtGACGAGGAGCACGGAGCCGCCACTGCCTTCCCTGGCAGGGCCGGAGGGAGCTCGGcaggcagagaacaaagggacAATCTGTTACTTTTGACATTTCTGTGGCCTTGCTGAGGGGAGAGagctgtgccgtgccgtgccgtgccagcCCTTTACACCATACGGTGAAAACAAGGTTGTGCcatgctcctgccccagcaggtcCCCATGGCAGGGACACCCCGGTGGTGCCACAGGATGGCACAGGGGACAGCCCCAGCTGGTGCAGCACAGTCCTGCCCTGGGACTGTTGGCACGATGTAGGCAAAGATTGCCAGGGCAGGgttccctgcccagctgcggTCACCGTCACCAGCACTTCCACTACCGCCGGGGCCTAGGGCTGGGACAAGGACACCCTGGGTGTCTGGCTGTCCCCGTGCTGTCCCCATGGTGCCGAACCGGgactgctgtcctgcagcacagctctgccatcaCCGGGCCATGGGGGCAGCCCTGCGAGGGCCCCCCgctgtccctcctgcccccagcaggTGGTGGCAGGGGTTCTGCGGATGCCGGGGCacactggggctggggtcccccgCACACTGGGTATGGGGGTCCCAGGGGGTGCCTAGGGCACCCAGCCCCTGGTGTTACGGCGGTGCCAGGGGCGCTGTGCATACGAGGGAGATACCTACAGGGCCCCCACAGGCGCAGCAGGGGCGCTGGGACGCTGGGGGTCCCGGGGGTCCCGCCCCGTGTCGGGCCCCAGGTGCGCGGGGGGGCGGAGCCTCCGGGGCAGCCGCGCcccacccctcctcccccacaGCCAATAGGAAGGCGGCGGGAGCTCAGGCTCCGCCCCACCGCTTTAaagccgccccccgcgcccggcgCCGGCAGAGGGGAGCGTCTGCCCGGCCGCTGGCTGCTGCCGCCATGGACTGaccgccccggcccggcccggtgAGTCCCGCGGTACCGGGCGCCGGTGCCCgtgccctgccctccccacggGGCCGGGGGCTCGGGGGGCGGCGGCCTACGGGCGGGAGTGAGCTCTGCTGGGCCCCCCGGGGGGATTCGGGGCGGTGGTGGGGCTTGAGGGGCCCGGAGGGCCTCGGCTGAGCAGCGGGGCaccggggctggcagccccccgCGGGTGGCAAGGTGGCACCCGGGGcttggctgcaggcagggcacccGGGGCCAGTGCCTTGCTTGCAGGCCTCGGTGAGGGTcgtgctgtgctccctgccagGCCTTGGCCGGGCCATGGGGCACCTGCTGTtccctgcccaggctggtgGCAACTTGGCTGGGGTGGTGAGGGTGTGGGCAGGGACCCTGgtcccctgtcccctgcctgtgcctgttATGCCATGGGATGTGCTGGGGTCTGGCCTGGGGACCTTggcctggtgctgctgctgtcccaggaATGGGAGGGGATGTGGCTGGGGGTAGTGTGGAGCTCAGCTCCTTCCAGCTGTGGCTGCGTGGCTGTGACCCaccctggcagcaggagggctgcaggACCCCGCTGTGGTCCTGGGCCCATCCTGTGCTTGGCCTGCCCTGGCAGACGTGGCGGCAGGGCTCGCCCTGTGGGGTCAGGCAgaggtgggagctgctggcagccgTGTCCACCACCCTCATCGGCAGAGGGCTCGGCTGGGGTGGGGTTTGGCTGCCTTCACCCTGCCTGTCCTCAAGGGCCAGCATCCCGGGTCACTGACCTGCCGTGGTGCTGAGCAGAGTCCCCGGGCGGTGCCAGCAAGGGTTTTCCCCCCAGCTGGCACAGAGGGACGGGTGCCAGCAGGGCCACcggccagcctggctgctggctggcagggatACCCCACCtcttctcctgctgccagcagtgctcCCCGTGTGCTTCATTGTCACCTGGCATGTGCTGAGGGGGTGCCAGCTGCTGTCACCCTCTCTAGGTGTGACTTGGGCCACGGTGGGGTAAGTGACCCTTTCCATGCCCAGCTCCCCTCCTGGGTCGGCAGCTGTCACAAGAGCCAGCACATCCCAGCAGAGATGCCTCAGTTCCAAGACCCCTTTccccaaccaaaaacccccacTCATGTCATGTCCCCCCCATACAGGCTCTTGCCAACGTGCCCCATGCTGGCAGGTCTCATCCCGCTGGGACCGGGGCAGCTGGACTGGCCTGACCCAGCCGGGGCCATGCTGCTGCCCACACGGTGCTGGGCAGTGCCGCCGTCAAGGATGACAATAATGACTGTTTTTCCCTGTGCCACGCCAAGGCCGGCTGGCCTGCCCGGGTGGCCCTGACGCAAGCGCTGCTTGCCCGGCTGGCTCTGCCGGTGGGACGCGGCAGGAGGAAACGCTCGGGGACAGCCGCGACCGCCTCAGTCACGCCGTAGGAatctgcctgtgctgccgggGCCACGCGTGGCACCATCGCCGGCCTCCTCCCAACCTCTGCTGGGGTTCGGGCTCCTCCGGAGGCGGTTTGGCTGCCAgtaaagcagctctgctggttttTCCTCCTTGCCGGCACCTGAGCCGGGGAGCGCGGCCGGGTCAAAGGGGCAGGAGTGTTCCAGAGGGGCTGGCGAGTGCCCTGGGGAATGCAATAACCAGGCCTGCATTCCTCCGGGGCTGCTGCGGAAACTTTAATTAAATAGGGAGGGGAGCccaggaggaggtgggagctGCGGTGGTGCAGGGTGGGTTGAAGGGGAGGAGGATTAAGGGCTTAATCCTGCATCCCCCTGGTTGGGTCTTGGGGACAATGTGCTGACATGGGTTTGGTTGGGGGGGGCGTAAGGGAGGGGAGCAGTGCCTGCATCCCGCCCGGTGAAGACACAGTGTCCCTCCCTGTGGTGACAGGAACACACGCAGGGTCCAGCTTCGTGCAGGGCCCCTGTCCTGCCCGCACTGGTGCCCGCCGGCTGAGGAGGCAGCCTACCGGCCTGCCGGCAACAACGGTGGCTTTGTTCGACTGCAGAGCCTTGCTTGCCGGTGCGGGAAGGGACATCCTGGCTGTGCTGCGTTCCCTGGGGGGAGcagccatgtccctgagcagcgCGGAAAGGCAGGGACCCCTGGGAGGGCTCCTCTGGCCCGTCCTGCACAGGTGTCACCCTGTGGCATAGGGACAGCATTGGCCTCGTCCATAAAACGTGTGGCAGGTGTGAAGTGGGGTGTCCCTGGCAGAGTCCCTCACCCTGGGCAGGCAGTGGTACAGCCTGgccagggggctgcaggcagggaggggggggacacacaacactcccaccccagcaggctggcagggaaagGCTGAGCTGGGACTGGGGGAATCTGAGCCCAGATCCTCCCCGCAGCCGGAAAATATGAATAATTCGGCAAATATCTGCGGTGCAGGCGCGGGGGAGCCcagccaaggcagcagcaggccgCTGGCAGGGCGGTCCCAACACCTCCAGCAGAACTGGGGGCCCCTCTCCACCCTCGGGGACCCCCCCTGGATGCGGGGAAGCTGTTCCCCTGTCCCCCCTGTTTCAGAGGGGTGAGCACCCCAGCGAGCTGGGGCTGGGTTAACCCTTACAACGGTGTCAGCAGGGAGGCGGTGCGCGGGCGGGATGCTGGCGTGTGCCGGCGGAGCGGGGTGATGCCGAGGGAGAGGTGGCGGAGGCGTGCGGGTGGAGCAACCGTGCCAGCCTGCCCGGCGCTCGTGGCGAGGCGGGGATGCACGGCCATGGCTGGGCCGGCCGAACCTGCCCAAAGCGGGGAGCCTGGCAGGCGGGGAGGAAATGCCAGTATAATTAAAGGGACTGGAGAGACTTGGAGTCAGCAGCTGGTTGCGGCACGGGACACGTCAGCGAAACCCGACCCTGGCATTGCAAAACCAGCCCTGGCCTCGCCAGCCTCCCGCAGGCCTGGCCACGCTCCGGCACTGCTCACCCGG contains:
- the CORO7 gene encoding coronin-7 isoform X2; the encoded protein is MGSSNCLISIGFSQMREREVKLWDTRRFGEAMLTMALDTSPGATIPLYDADTGLLVLAGKGENLLYCFEVAPAQPALTQVTQCRTEGSTWGLAAVPRLALDVMACEVLRVLQLTDTALIPVSYLVPRKSIQDFHEDLFPDCAGTVPATTAQAWWAGDSQQVRRVSLHPARRPTETFTSPVIACTQLQAADSSPTDADRSEGSGYSSPSSLASPGSATTSLSASTGPSSGFASSPSQKSLQSILGPSSRFRHAQGRVLHRDTHLTNLRGLSLTTPGECDGFCANHQRVALPLLSAGGQIAILELSKPGRLPDTAVPTIQNSVAVADLSWDPFDPRRLAVAGEDAKIRLWRIPEGGLRETLQEPEVVLQGHTEKIYSISFHPVASDVLVSSSYDMTVRIWELSSGREALCLRGHGDQIFSLAWSPDGKKLATVSKDGRLRLYEPRHSPQPLQEGPGPEGSRGARLVWVCSGDYLLVSGFDSRSERRILLYRAQALPEGPLSVLGLDVAPSTLLPFYDEDTGVVFLTGKGDTRVFLYEVTPEPPYFLECNSFTTNEPHKGFVFLPKTVCEVREVEFARALRLGQSTLEPVAFHVPRVKKEYFQDDIYPPTRVWWEPALSSSAWLAGQDGQQRHASLRPADMMPVSEAPKEAPARKFVPASVYLEEKSDEQKKEELLSAMVARLGNRDDPLPQDSFEGVDEDEWD
- the CORO7 gene encoding coronin-7 isoform X1, which gives rise to MNRFKASKFRHTEARLPRREAWIGGIRAGSVASCGNHVKASCHWIVFNAEATGVLGVVPLECKDGGKRTVAQLCCHSDVVTDFDFSPFDQLLLATGSADETVKVWRLPESSQDMPGGAGLTLGPGGGPVDMLQFHPTADGILASGAGKQVTVWDVGQQQPLTALDSHGDQLQSLAWKRDGRLLGTSCKDKNLRIFDPRASPTASQSVLGHKNNKDSRLLWMGSSNCLISIGFSQMREREVKLWDTRRFGEAMLTMALDTSPGATIPLYDADTGLLVLAGKGENLLYCFEVAPAQPALTQVTQCRTEGSTWGLAAVPRLALDVMACEVLRVLQLTDTALIPVSYLVPRKSIQDFHEDLFPDCAGTVPATTAQAWWAGDSQQVRRVSLHPARRPTETFTSPVIACTQLQAADSSPTDADRSEGSGYSSPSSLASPGSATTSLSASTGPSSGFASSPSQKSLQSILGPSSRFRHAQGRVLHRDTHLTNLRGLSLTTPGECDGFCANHQRVALPLLSAGGQIAILELSKPGRLPDTAVPTIQNSVAVADLSWDPFDPRRLAVAGEDAKIRLWRIPEGGLRETLQEPEVVLQGHTEKIYSISFHPVASDVLVSSSYDMTVRIWELSSGREALCLRGHGDQIFSLAWSPDGKKLATVSKDGRLRLYEPRHSPQPLQEGPGPEGSRGARLVWVCSGDYLLVSGFDSRSERRILLYRAQALPEGPLSVLGLDVAPSTLLPFYDEDTGVVFLTGKGDTRVFLYEVTPEPPYFLECNSFTTNEPHKGFVFLPKTVCEVREVEFARALRLGQSTLEPVAFHVPRVKKEYFQDDIYPPTRVWWEPALSSSAWLAGQDGQQRHASLRPADMMPVSEAPKEAPARKFVPASVYLEEKSDEQKKEELLSAMVARLGNRDDPLPQDSFEGVDEDEWD